The following proteins are encoded in a genomic region of Deinococcus betulae:
- a CDS encoding N-acetylmuramic acid 6-phosphate etherase encodes MSDALTPPESSRPTPQLQPPDFRPTEAVHPGHTNLDQLELPALMQALADDQLGAVQAARAAAPQLARAAEAALPGLERGGRLLYAGAGTSGRLGVLDASELPPTFSWPEARAVAVIAGGERAIRHATEGAEDDEAAGERDLLALCPGPDDVLIAVAASGTTPWVLGALRAARGAGTLTIGLANNPGTPLLAAADCPVLLDTGPELISGSTRLKAGTAQKIALNTLSSALMVQLGKVYGNLMVDLRASNAKLEARALRLVMHGAGADEASARAALSEAGGQVKLALVSLRLGVPVAEAGRLLDQANGHARLALGEE; translated from the coding sequence ATGAGCGACGCGCTGACCCCACCCGAGTCCAGCCGCCCCACTCCCCAGCTTCAGCCTCCTGACTTCCGGCCAACAGAGGCGGTGCATCCAGGGCACACCAACCTGGACCAGCTGGAGCTGCCGGCGCTGATGCAGGCCCTGGCCGACGACCAGCTGGGCGCGGTGCAGGCGGCCCGCGCCGCCGCGCCGCAGCTGGCCCGCGCCGCCGAGGCGGCACTACCGGGTTTAGAACGTGGCGGGCGGCTGCTGTATGCCGGTGCGGGCACCAGCGGCCGCCTGGGCGTGCTGGACGCCTCGGAGTTGCCGCCGACCTTTTCCTGGCCAGAGGCGCGCGCGGTGGCTGTGATTGCGGGCGGTGAGCGCGCCATTCGGCACGCGACCGAGGGCGCTGAAGACGACGAGGCGGCGGGCGAACGTGACCTGCTGGCCCTGTGCCCTGGCCCTGACGACGTGTTGATTGCGGTGGCGGCCAGCGGCACGACCCCCTGGGTACTGGGGGCGCTGCGGGCGGCGCGCGGCGCCGGCACCCTCACCATTGGGCTGGCCAACAACCCCGGCACCCCGCTGCTGGCGGCCGCCGACTGCCCGGTGCTGCTGGACACCGGCCCCGAACTGATCAGCGGCTCGACGCGCCTGAAGGCCGGCACCGCGCAGAAAATTGCCCTGAATACCCTGTCCAGCGCCCTGATGGTGCAGCTGGGCAAGGTCTACGGCAACCTGATGGTGGACCTGCGCGCCAGCAATGCCAAACTTGAGGCCCGCGCCCTGCGGCTGGTCATGCACGGAGCCGGCGCCGACGAGGCCAGCGCCCGCGCCGCCCTGAGTGAAGCAGGCGGTCAGGTCAAGCTCGCCCTAGTCAGTCTGCGGCTGGGTGTGCCTGTCGCCGAGGCCGGGCGCCTGCTGGACCAGGCGAATGGTCACGCGCGCCTGGCCCTGGGAGAAGAGTGA
- a CDS encoding anhydro-N-acetylmuramic acid kinase: MPALTGRLLSGRAPRVLGLMSGTSADGIDAALLELPGWPALGEGGGDLPDLTGAAPRGRVLAHTFTPFPPDLRAAVLRAGQNEGTPAELTQLHWALGEAFAQAAAPLAGDADLVASHGQTVQHHPRPEAARGWTRPATLQLGEAAVMAARTGKPVVADFRPADLAAGGVGAPLVPFADWALLAEAGINRALHNLGGVSNLTFLPGADPAGVLAFDTGPANCLLDEVAALAGQTHDEGGALALAGTVHEVTLAAWLAHPELAAPPPKATGREVWTLSQLPRPASLSLPDLAATAVALTARTVGDAYRRWVLPRGLDEVVVAGGGARNPALLAALRAELPVPLRTFADLGWTDHGFTDATREAAAFAFLGYAHAQGWPNTLPHTTGAAQAVSAGKWTPAPLTPGAPS; this comes from the coding sequence GTGCCGGCGTTGACTGGGCGGCTTCTGTCTGGGCGGGCGCCGCGCGTGCTGGGCCTGATGAGCGGCACGAGTGCCGACGGCATTGACGCCGCGCTGCTGGAGTTGCCCGGCTGGCCCGCCCTGGGCGAAGGAGGAGGCGACCTTCCTGACCTGACGGGAGCGGCCCCACGCGGGCGGGTGCTGGCCCACACCTTCACCCCGTTCCCTCCCGATTTGCGCGCGGCGGTGCTGCGGGCCGGGCAGAACGAGGGCACTCCCGCTGAGCTGACACAGCTGCACTGGGCGCTGGGCGAGGCTTTCGCCCAGGCGGCGGCGCCGCTGGCTGGGGACGCCGACCTGGTGGCCAGCCACGGCCAGACGGTGCAGCACCACCCCCGCCCAGAAGCGGCGCGGGGCTGGACCCGGCCTGCCACCCTGCAACTGGGCGAGGCCGCCGTGATGGCCGCCCGCACGGGAAAACCGGTGGTGGCTGACTTTCGCCCTGCCGATCTGGCGGCAGGAGGGGTGGGCGCCCCTCTGGTGCCATTTGCCGACTGGGCGCTGCTGGCCGAGGCAGGTATAAACCGTGCTCTGCACAATCTGGGTGGCGTCAGCAACCTGACCTTTCTGCCGGGCGCAGACCCAGCGGGCGTGCTGGCCTTTGACACAGGCCCGGCCAATTGCCTGCTGGACGAAGTAGCGGCCCTGGCCGGACAGACCCACGACGAGGGCGGCGCGCTGGCCCTGGCCGGCACCGTTCATGAGGTCACCCTGGCCGCCTGGCTGGCCCATCCCGAACTGGCTGCCCCACCGCCCAAAGCCACCGGGCGCGAGGTCTGGACCCTCTCCCAGTTGCCCCGGCCAGCTTCTCTGAGTCTGCCCGACCTGGCGGCCACCGCCGTGGCCCTGACCGCCCGCACGGTGGGGGACGCCTACCGCCGCTGGGTGCTGCCGCGCGGGCTGGACGAGGTGGTCGTGGCGGGCGGCGGCGCGCGCAATCCGGCCCTGCTGGCGGCCCTGCGCGCCGAACTGCCTGTGCCGCTGCGCACCTTTGCCGACCTGGGCTGGACCGATCACGGCTTCACAGACGCCACGCGCGAGGCCGCCGCGTTTGCCTTTCTTGGTTATGCCCATGCGCAGGGCTGGCCCAACACGCTGCCGCACACGACAGGCGCCGCCCAGGCCGTCAGCGCTGGCAAATGGACCCCCGCCCCCCTGACCCCCGGAGCGCCCTCATGA
- a CDS encoding GntR family transcriptional regulator, giving the protein MLASPHLWAMPLDAASATPVYVQVAQGLTQRIESGQLRAGSALPAERELAAGLGVSRVTVRQALALLSQQGLLTRRHGSGTFVTPPPRPGDLPSRTLGLLSSFSEDVRSRGQLPGARVLSFERVRPGAQEAMSLALSPGELVYRLRRLRTADGEALAVEDSTLPAALVGDLAPEDVQDASLYALLSGRGLSPARAIRHLRAVNADLTLAPLLGVPVGAALLTTDRVSWLSGGQPIEYARAHYRGDRYDFVMELQGGA; this is encoded by the coding sequence ATGCTCGCCTCTCCTCACCTCTGGGCCATGCCCCTGGACGCGGCCAGCGCCACGCCGGTGTACGTGCAGGTGGCGCAGGGGCTGACGCAGCGCATCGAAAGTGGGCAACTGCGCGCGGGCAGCGCCCTGCCGGCCGAACGCGAGCTGGCCGCCGGGCTGGGCGTCTCGCGGGTGACCGTGCGGCAGGCCCTGGCGCTGCTCTCGCAGCAGGGCTTGCTGACCCGGCGGCACGGCAGCGGCACCTTCGTCACGCCGCCGCCGCGCCCCGGCGACTTGCCCAGCCGCACGCTGGGGCTGCTGTCGTCGTTTTCCGAGGACGTGCGCTCGCGCGGGCAGCTGCCCGGCGCCCGGGTGCTGAGTTTCGAGCGAGTCCGGCCCGGCGCCCAGGAAGCCATGAGCCTGGCCCTGTCGCCCGGTGAACTGGTCTACCGCCTGCGCCGCCTGCGCACCGCTGATGGCGAGGCCCTGGCGGTGGAGGACTCCACCCTGCCCGCCGCGCTGGTGGGCGACCTGGCCCCAGAAGACGTGCAGGACGCCAGTCTGTACGCGCTGCTCTCTGGGCGCGGCCTGAGCCCTGCGCGGGCCATTCGCCACCTACGCGCCGTGAACGCCGATCTGACGCTGGCGCCGCTGCTGGGCGTGCCGGTGGGCGCGGCGCTGCTCACCACAGACCGGGTGTCGTGGCTCTCGGGCGGCCAGCCGATTGAGTACGCCCGCGCCCACTACCGGGGGGACCGCTACGACTTCGTGATGGAACTTCAGGGCGGGGCCTGA
- a CDS encoding serine hydrolase domain-containing protein — protein sequence MIPVTTRRLLERAVSTSGGPSGAALGVVNAAGERETLVLGLAQRAPEPVALAASFWWDLASLTKPLLTAREVLRALEEGLLDLDDPLGAHLPDLAWMQDTPLRGRTLRQLLCHTSGLGAWAKLYTWGDAATIRARFVQEPWPVGEAGPVVYSDLGYGLLGRVLERLRGTPLRAFTLDSGLTFAPDPAQTVATEHCLWRERLLRGETHDENAAALGGVAGHAGLFGTLAGVLTQVEQLLCGGWLSPAAQALALRPAASERTLAFVQASPGWSGGSLCSPQAVGHTGFTGTGLWVDPSAGLAWVLLTNRVHPTRHSGYDIQGLRQAVGNTLLAGQGHLD from the coding sequence GTGATTCCGGTCACCACCCGCCGCCTGCTGGAGCGGGCCGTGAGCACCTCCGGCGGGCCTTCGGGCGCTGCACTGGGGGTGGTCAATGCGGCGGGCGAGCGTGAGACGCTGGTGCTGGGCCTAGCCCAGCGAGCACCAGAGCCCGTGGCCCTGGCCGCCAGCTTCTGGTGGGACCTCGCCAGCCTGACCAAGCCCCTGTTGACCGCCCGCGAGGTGCTGCGCGCCCTGGAAGAAGGCCTGCTGGACCTGGATGACCCACTGGGCGCCCATCTGCCGGACCTGGCCTGGATGCAGGACACGCCGCTGCGGGGCCGCACCCTCCGCCAGCTGCTGTGCCACACGTCCGGCCTGGGGGCCTGGGCCAAGCTGTACACCTGGGGCGACGCAGCGACCATCCGCGCCCGCTTTGTGCAGGAGCCGTGGCCGGTGGGCGAGGCCGGCCCGGTGGTCTACTCTGACCTGGGGTACGGCCTGCTGGGCCGCGTGCTGGAACGCCTCCGGGGCACTCCGCTGCGCGCCTTTACCCTGGACAGTGGCCTGACCTTTGCCCCCGACCCGGCGCAGACCGTGGCCACCGAGCACTGCCTGTGGCGAGAACGGCTGCTGCGCGGTGAGACCCACGACGAGAACGCGGCGGCCCTGGGCGGCGTGGCCGGGCACGCTGGGCTGTTTGGCACACTGGCCGGTGTGCTGACCCAGGTAGAGCAGTTGCTGTGCGGTGGCTGGTTATCGCCCGCCGCGCAGGCATTAGCACTGCGCCCAGCCGCCTCAGAACGCACCCTGGCCTTCGTTCAGGCTAGCCCCGGCTGGAGCGGTGGCAGCCTGTGCAGCCCGCAGGCGGTGGGGCACACCGGCTTTACTGGCACGGGCCTGTGGGTAGACCCCAGCGCTGGCCTGGCCTGGGTGCTGCTGACCAACCGCGTGCACCCGACCCGGCACAGCGGCTACGACATTCAGGGGCTGCGGCAAGCGGTGGGCAATACCTTGCTGGCTGGGCAGGGCCATCTGGATTGA
- a CDS encoding GNAT family N-acetyltransferase, translated as MTPLSPRELALARTALGQQRAAHHLHGDAAARQAFGLGAFEVGHAAALYARNAPWLGANTIVNLGTLEPATPEALAQLLSFFRDAALPFVVIVTPFAEPADLPEQLLGAGLSPWSSHWVLARPLSGPDIPLSQPAVAVQPLTGEQGEAVGRLMLGDGAPAEVLAFMSRPAGPHSTRYGVWAGTQLIATAELTVAGQLAYLSGAITHPDHRQQGLQAALLQRRLADAAALGCTVATTEVDLSNEASLRNVERAGFVRVYQEQEFFWRPPRNAQEAETTS; from the coding sequence ATGACGCCTCTGAGTCCCAGAGAGCTGGCCCTGGCCCGAACAGCCTTGGGGCAGCAGCGCGCCGCGCACCACCTGCACGGGGACGCTGCGGCTCGGCAAGCCTTTGGCCTGGGCGCCTTTGAGGTCGGACACGCGGCGGCCCTCTACGCGCGCAACGCCCCATGGCTGGGGGCCAACACCATCGTAAATCTGGGGACACTGGAACCAGCGACACCTGAAGCGCTGGCGCAATTACTGAGCTTTTTTCGGGACGCCGCCCTGCCCTTCGTGGTGATCGTCACGCCCTTCGCCGAGCCGGCGGACCTGCCTGAGCAACTCCTGGGCGCTGGCCTGTCGCCTTGGTCTTCTCATTGGGTCCTGGCCCGTCCTCTGTCTGGGCCGGACATACCTTTGAGCCAGCCCGCTGTAGCTGTCCAGCCACTGACCGGTGAGCAGGGCGAGGCCGTTGGACGCCTGATGCTGGGCGACGGCGCGCCAGCCGAGGTGTTGGCGTTCATGAGCCGCCCTGCAGGGCCGCACAGCACGCGTTACGGCGTCTGGGCGGGCACTCAGCTGATTGCCACCGCCGAGCTGACAGTGGCGGGCCAGCTCGCCTACCTCTCCGGAGCGATCACGCACCCTGACCACCGCCAGCAGGGGCTACAGGCCGCCCTCTTGCAGCGCCGCCTGGCCGACGCGGCGGCCCTGGGCTGCACCGTCGCCACGACAGAAGTGGACCTCTCGAACGAAGCGAGTCTGCGAAATGTCGAGCGCGCAGGTTTTGTGCGGGTCTACCAGGAGCAGGAATTCTTCTGGCGCCCTCCAAGAAATGCACAAGAAGCAGAGACGACCAGTTAA
- a CDS encoding ester cyclase, whose protein sequence is MFTQHDAPTSAAPAPTRVTLPTATDRPVPLIVQQWAEAWNTADATGLAALMTEQGVYQDFAFQARNVGRDGVAHWLDLTVKSIPDTHVTVLDAFQVGDRAAAQWIFSGTPTGFGDLDGRSFSVLATSLFHLRDGKIQEVTDMYNRADLFHQLGLPSDHWVAPQP, encoded by the coding sequence ATGTTCACCCAACACGACGCGCCTACTTCCGCTGCCCCCGCACCAACCAGAGTCACCCTGCCTACAGCCACGGACCGGCCTGTTCCCCTGATCGTTCAGCAGTGGGCCGAAGCCTGGAATACCGCCGACGCCACAGGCCTGGCCGCCCTGATGACCGAGCAAGGGGTGTATCAGGACTTCGCCTTCCAGGCCAGAAACGTAGGCCGGGACGGGGTGGCGCACTGGCTCGACCTGACAGTCAAGAGTATCCCCGACACCCACGTCACGGTTCTCGACGCTTTTCAGGTAGGCGACCGCGCTGCGGCGCAGTGGATCTTCAGCGGCACCCCCACGGGCTTCGGTGACCTGGACGGTCGGTCGTTTTCCGTGCTGGCCACCTCTCTGTTTCACCTGCGAGATGGCAAGATTCAAGAGGTGACGGATATGTACAACCGGGCCGACCTCTTTCATCAACTTGGCCTGCCGTCCGATCACTGGGTGGCCCCTCAGCCTTGA